One window from the genome of Candidatus Chlorohelix allophototropha encodes:
- a CDS encoding TolB family protein gives MKDKFIWVGRIMPVLALLGLVLAACGDEPKPTSPASTTVALATTASATSTPVVLLPTVAQTALAATTAATTALSNTVAPVTATLPPATPQPLPTGLPGKISIVGNDGQLYLSRLDGKSPQILLGQAGVNPVQSGDGQIFAFPTWSKDGKKLAAISLNIKSGALVTSDVWVVKEDGTSAYKVRDSEPTGGIYLNFSPDGNVLSMLVGGNGTLELQVADTSTGSVAKPSAPRKLLEGQPVYSSWASDNATLLVHTTDANNDTLNIIDAKNPGGKNQNIPFKPGSFRAPEWSSDGTRFAYVAAADSPGKPQALVISDKAGKELSRQVGNGEGMSFNWSPDGKQLAFMSQATTGDFYDALYLADVTAATKTKIDDGIVLAFFWSPDSRKIAYVTLNPTSNIFTWIVYDLVSKKSALLMEWGPSEATAQILGYSDQYSQSDSIWSPDSKALVFGGYDKAAILQPQPGEPQIYILQVDGTNSGQYYKAGVGELAFWSK, from the coding sequence ATGAAAGATAAATTTATATGGGTTGGGCGTATAATGCCCGTTCTGGCACTATTAGGCTTGGTGCTGGCAGCGTGCGGAGACGAGCCAAAACCCACTTCTCCTGCCTCTACAACTGTTGCGCTTGCAACTACCGCCAGTGCTACCTCTACCCCGGTGGTACTGCTTCCTACCGTCGCACAGACTGCACTAGCAGCGACTACTGCGGCTACAACTGCCCTTTCAAATACTGTTGCGCCTGTAACCGCTACTTTGCCACCTGCTACCCCGCAACCGCTTCCAACGGGCTTACCGGGTAAAATTAGTATTGTGGGCAATGATGGACAACTTTATCTCTCTCGTCTGGATGGAAAAAGCCCACAAATTTTATTGGGACAAGCAGGTGTTAACCCGGTTCAAAGCGGCGATGGTCAAATCTTTGCTTTCCCGACATGGAGCAAAGATGGTAAGAAACTGGCAGCTATTTCTCTGAATATAAAGAGCGGGGCGTTGGTCACCTCGGATGTGTGGGTAGTAAAGGAAGACGGTACAAGCGCCTATAAAGTACGGGATAGTGAGCCAACCGGTGGTATTTATCTGAACTTCTCACCGGATGGAAACGTTCTTAGTATGTTGGTGGGCGGAAATGGAACGCTTGAATTACAGGTGGCTGATACTTCTACTGGGTCTGTAGCTAAACCATCTGCACCCCGCAAGTTGCTGGAAGGGCAACCAGTGTACAGTAGTTGGGCTTCAGACAATGCTACTTTGTTAGTTCATACTACTGATGCTAATAATGACACTCTCAATATTATTGATGCAAAAAATCCGGGTGGCAAGAATCAGAATATTCCGTTTAAACCGGGTTCTTTTCGAGCGCCGGAATGGTCGAGTGACGGCACACGTTTTGCCTATGTAGCTGCGGCTGATAGTCCCGGTAAACCACAGGCGTTGGTTATTTCAGATAAAGCTGGCAAAGAATTAAGCCGTCAGGTTGGCAACGGTGAGGGTATGTCCTTTAACTGGTCGCCGGATGGCAAGCAACTGGCTTTTATGTCACAAGCTACTACCGGGGATTTTTACGATGCTTTATATCTGGCGGATGTTACCGCTGCTACCAAGACCAAAATTGATGATGGAATCGTGCTGGCGTTTTTCTGGTCGCCCGATTCTCGCAAAATTGCCTATGTCACTCTCAACCCTACTTCCAATATTTTCACTTGGATTGTGTACGATTTAGTTTCTAAAAAAAGCGCGCTGCTGATGGAATGGGGACCGAGTGAAGCAACCGCTCAGATTTTGGGCTATTCTGATCAGTATAGCCAGAGTGATTCTATCTGGTCGCCGGATAGCAAGGCGCTGGTTTTCGGGGGTTATGATAAAGCTGCTA